One window from the genome of Vibrio vulnificus NBRC 15645 = ATCC 27562 encodes:
- a CDS encoding LysM peptidoglycan-binding domain-containing protein, which produces MNSVLQAASRVLLPLLFSVSVAAQESPAPLNIKPDAPQTYVVVKGDTLWDISALYLDSPWLWPRLWQINPDIDNPHLIYPGDKLSLVWKNGQPMLSLKPVVTLSPKARITEKKAVPTVDEGLVMPYLQSDRLLSKEKLSSVARVMGTSDGRKYLAKDERIFISGQQTETHWAIYRQVQEFERADPDANMIALRVVAQGELKESAQDYSGIEVTSQRQEVLINDIALPQSENLVEELSTTFYPAPAPQDVDAKILGSIDGIDYSAPSQVVILDKGKVDNLRQGHIFELYKASNNVYRSSDSQFSYEKSGSSDEISLPKSRIGELMIIRPYEYFSLALITRSTQPISRDILVVAPVQVDESATAQTP; this is translated from the coding sequence ATGAACTCAGTGCTGCAAGCCGCTTCACGCGTGTTATTACCCTTGTTGTTTAGTGTGAGTGTGGCAGCCCAAGAGTCGCCAGCTCCACTGAATATTAAGCCCGATGCGCCACAAACTTATGTGGTGGTAAAGGGGGATACTCTTTGGGATATCTCTGCGCTCTATTTGGATAGCCCTTGGCTATGGCCGCGTTTATGGCAAATCAACCCAGATATTGACAACCCTCACTTAATCTACCCTGGCGATAAGCTCTCTTTAGTGTGGAAAAATGGTCAGCCGATGTTGAGTTTAAAACCGGTGGTGACATTGAGCCCGAAAGCTCGAATCACGGAGAAAAAAGCGGTTCCAACAGTGGATGAAGGGTTAGTGATGCCTTATCTGCAATCAGACCGACTGCTGAGTAAAGAGAAGCTCAGCAGTGTCGCGCGCGTGATGGGAACCAGTGATGGACGAAAATACCTTGCTAAAGATGAGCGTATTTTCATCAGTGGCCAACAAACGGAAACCCATTGGGCGATTTATCGGCAAGTGCAAGAATTTGAACGAGCCGATCCCGATGCCAACATGATCGCGCTACGTGTGGTTGCGCAAGGTGAGCTTAAAGAATCGGCACAAGATTATTCCGGCATTGAAGTGACCAGTCAGCGACAAGAAGTATTGATCAACGACATTGCATTGCCTCAATCTGAAAACCTCGTCGAAGAACTGTCTACGACCTTTTATCCTGCGCCAGCCCCTCAAGATGTTGATGCCAAGATATTGGGCAGTATTGATGGCATCGATTATAGCGCACCAAGCCAAGTGGTGATTTTGGACAAGGGGAAAGTAGACAATTTACGTCAAGGGCATATTTTCGAACTCTATAAAGCCTCAAACAACGTTTATCGCAGCAGTGATAGCCAATTCAGCTACGAAAAAAGTGGTTCTTCGGATGAGATCTCCCTGCCGAAAAGCCGCATTGGTGAGTTGATGATCATTCGTCCTTACGAATATTTCAGCTTGGCGTTGATCACCCGCAGCACTCAACCGATCAGCCGTGACATTTTGGTCGTGGCGCCAGTGCAAGTTGACGAATCAGCCACGGCGCAAACGCCCTGA
- the dprA gene encoding DNA-processing protein DprA: MSQDELHAWLALSFTPNIGVKKLTKLLSIDSPLNILRYSHEQLLSLGLSSQQIITLRSSAQQDAEAALQWQQLSSQHHIITLHDGLYPPLLKETASPPCQLFVQGDPHCLTKPQVALVGSRHATMEGLQHARDFAAQLVQHGLVVTSGLALGIDGHAHDGALTAGGETVAVLGSGFQYIYPARHKGLAARICQQGALVSEFRPSTKAKAEHFPRRNRIISGLSLGVLVVEAAEKSGSLITARYAAEQGREVFALPSSLHITNARGGNALIKSGACLVTGVEDVLSEVQTLLDWSTNQQADLFSSSNTEEQLPFPQLLANVGSEATPVDILANRTNIPVQEVMMQLLELELSGHVVAVNGGYIRRGRG, from the coding sequence ATGAGTCAGGATGAACTGCATGCTTGGTTAGCACTTAGTTTTACGCCCAATATTGGGGTTAAGAAGCTAACCAAGTTACTCAGTATTGATTCTCCGCTCAATATTCTGCGTTATTCCCACGAGCAGCTACTGTCGCTGGGACTGTCGTCCCAGCAAATCATCACCTTGCGAAGTAGTGCTCAGCAAGACGCTGAAGCCGCTCTTCAATGGCAGCAGCTTTCCTCCCAGCATCATATTATTACCCTTCATGATGGCCTATATCCGCCGCTACTTAAGGAAACGGCTTCACCGCCTTGCCAACTGTTTGTACAAGGTGATCCTCATTGTTTAACCAAGCCACAAGTTGCGCTGGTGGGGAGTCGTCATGCGACCATGGAAGGGTTGCAGCATGCCCGCGATTTTGCGGCTCAATTGGTACAGCATGGGTTGGTGGTGACCAGTGGTTTGGCGCTTGGGATTGATGGCCATGCCCATGATGGTGCGCTGACAGCGGGCGGTGAAACCGTTGCAGTACTTGGTTCGGGCTTTCAATACATTTATCCCGCTCGCCATAAAGGTCTTGCCGCGAGAATTTGTCAACAAGGTGCGCTGGTTTCGGAGTTCCGTCCGAGTACCAAAGCCAAAGCAGAACATTTTCCTCGTCGAAATCGAATCATTAGTGGCTTGTCTCTGGGGGTTTTGGTGGTCGAAGCAGCAGAGAAAAGTGGCTCTTTGATTACTGCCCGTTATGCCGCTGAGCAAGGCCGAGAAGTCTTTGCTTTGCCCAGTTCTCTTCATATTACCAACGCACGTGGTGGAAACGCGCTGATAAAAAGCGGAGCTTGTTTGGTCACTGGTGTTGAGGATGTACTGAGTGAAGTGCAAACCTTGCTTGACTGGTCGACAAACCAACAAGCGGATTTATTTTCTTCCTCTAATACTGAAGAACAATTGCCATTTCCTCAGCTGTTAGCTAACGTAGGTAGTGAGGCTACACCAGTTGATATTCTAGCAAACAGGACCAATATACCTGTGCAAGAAGTCATGATGCAGCTCTTAGAGCTTGAGCTTTCAGGGCATGTTGTTGCAGTTAACGGTGGCTATATTCGAAGGGGGAGGGGCTAG
- a CDS encoding DUF494 family protein has translation MMMDILMYLFETYIHSDADLQVDQDELEDELLRAGFHQQDIYKALLWLEELAALQKSDDHSAISRCSAISSTRVYTPKEMQRLDLECRGFLLFLEQINVLTTETREMVIDRVMGLETNEFELEDLKWIILMVLFNVPGNENAYTLMEELLYTKEQGILH, from the coding sequence ATGATGATGGATATACTGATGTATCTATTTGAAACCTACATCCATAGCGATGCAGATTTACAAGTGGATCAAGATGAGCTTGAAGACGAATTGCTTCGAGCGGGATTTCACCAGCAAGATATCTACAAAGCCCTTCTTTGGTTAGAAGAGCTGGCAGCATTACAAAAGAGTGATGATCACTCTGCTATTTCGCGTTGCAGTGCGATCTCTTCAACACGAGTGTACACACCTAAAGAGATGCAACGATTGGATCTAGAATGTCGCGGCTTTTTGCTGTTTCTAGAACAGATCAATGTGTTAACCACTGAGACTCGTGAAATGGTCATCGATCGAGTGATGGGGTTGGAAACCAATGAGTTTGAGCTTGAAGATCTCAAGTGGATTATTTTGATGGTGCTATTCAATGTTCCCGGTAACGAGAACGCCTACACGCTAATGGAAGAGCTGTTATACACCAAAGAGCAAGGCATTCTTCACTAA
- a CDS encoding type I DNA topoisomerase, with amino-acid sequence MSSKIDRTLFSAHEHALEHTPCPQCGGGLVLKHGKHGAFLGCNQYPQCDYVKPLHQNDGHIVKELGVACPECGNELVLRQGRYGMFVGCSHYPHCHHIEPINQPEPEQNPKALFACPECGKGHLVERKTRFGKTFYACDNYPKCKFAVNLPPVKGCCEECGFTLLVEKKLASGVKLQCANRKCQHAQSH; translated from the coding sequence ATGAGTAGTAAAATTGATCGCACTTTGTTTTCCGCTCACGAGCATGCGCTTGAGCATACGCCTTGTCCGCAATGTGGTGGAGGGTTGGTGTTAAAACACGGTAAGCATGGCGCGTTTTTGGGGTGTAATCAGTACCCACAGTGTGATTACGTCAAGCCCCTTCATCAAAATGATGGCCATATCGTCAAAGAGTTGGGGGTCGCTTGCCCTGAGTGCGGGAACGAGTTGGTGCTTCGTCAGGGACGTTACGGCATGTTTGTCGGGTGCAGTCATTACCCACATTGCCATCATATTGAACCAATCAACCAGCCTGAACCAGAGCAGAATCCCAAAGCGTTGTTTGCTTGCCCCGAGTGTGGCAAAGGACACTTAGTTGAGCGTAAAACTCGCTTTGGTAAAACCTTCTATGCCTGTGATAACTATCCGAAGTGTAAGTTTGCGGTTAACCTGCCACCGGTAAAAGGTTGTTGTGAAGAGTGTGGTTTTACTTTGTTGGTTGAGAAGAAGCTCGCCAGTGGTGTGAAGTTACAATGCGCAAACCGCAAATGTCAGCATGCTCAATCGCATTGA
- a CDS encoding IS4-like element ISVvu3 family transposase, with amino-acid sequence MSIQNYFADFLEESPVDVAQLTTFSEHIPDEWVAKAATLSDKATIRRRRLPSDMVLWLIVGMAFFRNESIAEVARRMNVCAEGLADEELLAKSALTQARQRLGKAAPEWLFRQCSHTWGLERYPEDTWQGLQVFAIDGALFRTADTSELREHFGSGNTSSERQTPHPVLRVVTMMNVRSHVIVDAAISPYRRGEIPLAMPFIDSLPDNSVTLLDKGFYGADLLLSLQNSGSNRHWLLPAKKGVKFRLLDDEESDDMLVEMKVSPQARKKNPNLPEKWQVRAVTYQVQGKHKTVFTSLPREEYDAESVAELYHERWEIELGYRDIKSSMQHNALVLRSKTVELVYQELWGLLLGYNLVRREASQAAVAHGRMANEISFKYACQFIASQLKVMSKAVSPGNTPKRLKSLRGDLSILFIDKRPKPNRPRAVKISKTRYPVNRKAAPLK; translated from the coding sequence ATGTCTATCCAAAACTATTTTGCTGACTTTCTTGAAGAGAGTCCTGTTGATGTCGCTCAGCTAACCACCTTCTCCGAGCATATTCCTGATGAGTGGGTTGCTAAAGCGGCAACACTTTCCGATAAAGCGACAATTCGTCGACGTCGTTTACCTAGTGATATGGTTCTTTGGCTTATTGTTGGAATGGCGTTTTTCCGCAATGAGTCTATTGCAGAAGTCGCACGGCGAATGAATGTCTGTGCCGAGGGCTTAGCCGATGAGGAACTGCTAGCTAAAAGTGCTTTAACGCAAGCAAGGCAACGCCTTGGTAAAGCTGCTCCAGAATGGTTGTTTAGACAATGCAGTCACACATGGGGTCTAGAGCGTTACCCCGAGGATACTTGGCAAGGCTTACAAGTCTTCGCTATTGATGGGGCTCTTTTTCGAACCGCTGATACATCAGAACTAAGAGAACATTTTGGGTCAGGTAATACATCCAGCGAGAGGCAGACACCTCATCCAGTACTTAGGGTGGTGACCATGATGAATGTTCGCTCACATGTCATTGTAGACGCAGCTATAAGCCCCTATCGTCGTGGTGAAATACCGCTTGCAATGCCCTTTATTGACTCTCTACCTGATAACTCAGTGACTTTACTAGATAAGGGGTTTTATGGCGCAGACTTACTTCTTTCTCTCCAAAATAGTGGCTCCAACAGGCATTGGTTGTTACCAGCGAAGAAAGGGGTGAAATTCAGACTTCTGGACGATGAAGAGAGCGACGACATGTTGGTAGAAATGAAAGTCTCTCCACAGGCTCGCAAGAAAAATCCTAACCTACCTGAAAAATGGCAAGTCAGAGCCGTTACTTATCAAGTACAAGGTAAGCACAAAACAGTGTTTACGTCTTTGCCTAGGGAAGAGTACGATGCGGAATCAGTAGCCGAGCTTTACCATGAGAGATGGGAAATTGAGTTAGGGTACAGAGACATAAAAAGTTCGATGCAGCACAACGCGTTAGTGCTGAGGAGTAAGACGGTCGAGCTTGTCTATCAAGAGTTATGGGGGCTGTTGCTTGGTTATAACTTGGTAAGACGAGAAGCCAGTCAAGCGGCCGTAGCACATGGTCGAATGGCCAATGAAATCAGTTTTAAATACGCTTGTCAGTTCATCGCTAGTCAACTGAAAGTAATGAGCAAAGCGGTATCTCCAGGTAATACACCGAAGCGTCTAAAAAGTCTGCGCGGAGACTTATCCATCCTTTTTATAGACAAACGCCCTAAGCCAAATCGGCCTAGGGCGGTAAAAATATCAAAGACCCGATATCCTGTTAATCGCAAGGCAGCTCCTCTTAAGTGA
- a CDS encoding 5-(carboxyamino)imidazole ribonucleotide synthase, with amino-acid sequence MHVLVLGAGQLARMMSLAGAPLNIQISAYDVTTGDVVHPLTLHLLGHGLEQAIEHIPHDVLAICQASGKFLPSSEAIKAGGDRRLEKALLDNAGVRNANYYVIETREDFNKAIEHVGMPMVLKSALGGYDGKGQWRLKDAAQIETLWQEMEACIAATPNQAIVAEEFVPFQREVSLIGARGKEGQIEVYPLAENIHVNGVLSLSTAIDSPELQEQAQHMFTAVAETLNYVGVLALEFFDVDGQLLVNEIAPRVHNSGHWTQQGAETCQFENHLRTVCGLPLGSTKLVRETSMINILGEDTLPASVMAMDGCHIHWYGKEKRAGRKMGHINVCGDYSGELQRRLCALANVLDEKAFPAVHEFAKKWQA; translated from the coding sequence ATGCACGTATTGGTTCTGGGCGCTGGACAATTAGCACGTATGATGTCATTAGCTGGTGCGCCTTTGAATATCCAGATTTCTGCCTATGATGTGACAACGGGTGATGTCGTTCATCCTTTGACGTTGCATCTTCTTGGTCACGGCTTAGAGCAAGCGATTGAACACATTCCTCATGACGTATTGGCGATCTGCCAAGCAAGTGGCAAGTTTCTTCCAAGCAGTGAGGCGATAAAGGCAGGTGGTGATCGTCGTTTGGAAAAAGCCTTGCTCGACAATGCGGGGGTACGCAATGCCAATTACTACGTCATTGAAACGCGTGAAGACTTCAATAAAGCGATTGAGCACGTTGGCATGCCAATGGTGCTAAAGAGCGCATTAGGTGGCTATGATGGTAAAGGGCAATGGCGTTTGAAAGATGCCGCGCAAATTGAAACCCTTTGGCAAGAGATGGAAGCTTGTATCGCGGCTACGCCAAATCAAGCGATTGTCGCTGAAGAATTTGTTCCATTTCAACGTGAAGTTTCATTGATTGGCGCTCGTGGTAAAGAAGGGCAGATCGAAGTCTACCCACTGGCAGAAAACATTCACGTCAATGGCGTGTTAAGCCTTTCAACGGCGATTGACTCACCAGAGCTGCAAGAGCAAGCACAACACATGTTTACTGCTGTCGCTGAAACACTGAATTACGTTGGTGTGTTGGCGCTTGAATTTTTCGATGTCGACGGACAATTGTTAGTCAATGAAATTGCACCTCGAGTACATAACTCCGGCCATTGGACCCAGCAAGGAGCCGAAACTTGCCAGTTTGAAAATCACTTGCGCACCGTTTGTGGTTTACCACTTGGTAGCACTAAGCTGGTTCGTGAAACCTCAATGATCAACATCCTTGGTGAAGATACTCTGCCCGCAAGCGTGATGGCGATGGACGGTTGTCATATTCATTGGTATGGCAAAGAGAAACGCGCAGGCCGAAAAATGGGCCATATCAACGTGTGTGGTGATTACAGCGGAGAGCTGCAGCGCCGCCTTTGTGCTCTCGCCAATGTATTGGATGAGAAAGCCTTTCCAGCGGTACATGAGTTTGCCAAAAAGTGGCAAGCGTAG
- the purE gene encoding 5-(carboxyamino)imidazole ribonucleotide mutase, which yields MKVGIIMGSKSDWPTMKLAAEMLDRFGVKYETKVVSAHRTPHLLAEYASTAKERGLKVIIAGAGGAAHLPGMAAAFTSLPVLGVPVQSRALSGLDSLYSIVQMPKGIAVGTLAIGEAGAANAGLLAAQILGTHDENIMAKVESFRQEQTASVLANPNPAED from the coding sequence ATGAAAGTCGGTATCATCATGGGTTCTAAATCGGATTGGCCAACCATGAAACTAGCAGCAGAAATGCTGGACAGATTTGGCGTGAAATACGAAACCAAAGTAGTTTCAGCACATCGAACTCCTCATCTCCTTGCTGAATATGCCTCAACCGCCAAAGAGCGTGGGTTGAAAGTGATTATTGCTGGTGCAGGTGGCGCGGCGCATTTACCTGGCATGGCGGCGGCATTTACCAGCTTGCCCGTTTTGGGCGTACCCGTGCAATCACGCGCGTTATCAGGGCTCGACTCTCTCTACTCTATTGTGCAAATGCCAAAAGGCATCGCAGTAGGGACATTGGCAATTGGTGAAGCTGGTGCAGCGAACGCTGGTCTTCTCGCTGCGCAAATCCTTGGAACTCACGACGAAAATATCATGGCCAAAGTTGAGTCCTTCCGCCAAGAACAAACAGCAAGCGTCCTTGCTAACCCGAATCCTGCAGAGGACTAA
- a CDS encoding L-threonylcarbamoyladenylate synthase, producing the protein MSNLQQVVKALKQGQVVAYPTEGVFGLGCDPDNEVAVERLLTIKQRPRDKGLILIAADFQQLQPYLDLTSLSSEQLQRVFATWPGPYTWVMPASARASALVTGYRQTVAVRVSDHPLVQKLCSEYGKPLTSTSANLSGQTECKTVEQVQGQLGNQISAILLGEIGERHRPSEIRDARTEQLLRQG; encoded by the coding sequence GTGAGTAATTTACAGCAAGTCGTGAAGGCGTTAAAGCAAGGTCAAGTGGTGGCTTACCCGACAGAGGGCGTGTTTGGCTTAGGTTGCGATCCTGATAATGAGGTGGCCGTTGAGCGTCTTCTGACGATTAAACAGCGACCCAGAGATAAAGGCTTGATTTTGATCGCCGCTGATTTTCAACAGCTTCAACCGTATCTCGATTTAACAAGTTTGTCATCGGAGCAACTTCAGAGAGTTTTCGCCACTTGGCCAGGTCCTTATACATGGGTAATGCCAGCAAGTGCACGAGCGTCGGCGCTCGTCACAGGTTATCGCCAGACCGTTGCGGTTCGTGTGAGTGATCATCCTTTGGTACAAAAGTTGTGCAGTGAGTATGGAAAGCCGCTAACCTCTACCAGTGCGAATTTGTCAGGCCAAACGGAATGTAAAACCGTTGAGCAGGTTCAAGGTCAATTGGGCAACCAGATCTCCGCCATTTTGCTTGGTGAGATTGGTGAGCGCCATCGACCCAGTGAAATCCGCGATGCTCGTACAGAACAATTATTAAGACAGGGATAA
- the hemF gene encoding oxygen-dependent coproporphyrinogen oxidase, protein MSTIDKDAVKLYLMQLQDQICQRLEQEDGKATFIEDAWHREPGDRLGGGGRTRVMRDGNVFEQGGVNFSHVQGSAMPASATAHRPELAGRRFEAMGVSLVMHPHNPYVPTSHANVRFFIAEKEGEAPIWWFGGGFDLTPFYPFEEDCQFWHNTAKEVCAPFGADVYPQHKAWCDDYFYLPHRGETRGIGGLFFDDLNLWEFEKCFDYIKAVGEGYCDAYLPIVERRKATEYGEREREFQLYRRGRYVEFNLVYDRGTLFGLQSGGRTESILMSMPPLARWEYSYEPQTGSPEADLYQHYLKPREW, encoded by the coding sequence ATGTCCACAATAGATAAAGACGCCGTCAAGCTTTACTTGATGCAGTTACAAGATCAAATTTGTCAACGACTGGAACAAGAAGATGGCAAAGCAACATTTATAGAAGATGCTTGGCATCGAGAGCCAGGAGACCGATTAGGTGGCGGTGGCCGAACACGCGTAATGCGTGATGGCAACGTGTTTGAGCAAGGGGGGGTTAACTTCTCCCATGTGCAGGGTAGTGCAATGCCAGCTTCTGCAACGGCGCATCGTCCAGAATTGGCTGGGCGCCGATTCGAAGCCATGGGCGTTTCTCTCGTCATGCATCCTCACAATCCTTACGTTCCGACATCGCATGCAAACGTGCGTTTCTTCATTGCTGAAAAAGAGGGGGAAGCACCGATCTGGTGGTTTGGTGGTGGGTTTGACTTAACTCCGTTCTATCCGTTTGAAGAGGATTGCCAATTTTGGCACAACACCGCCAAGGAAGTGTGTGCGCCCTTTGGTGCTGATGTGTATCCGCAGCATAAAGCTTGGTGTGATGACTATTTCTATTTGCCTCACCGCGGTGAAACGCGAGGTATCGGCGGCCTATTTTTTGATGACCTCAATCTGTGGGAGTTTGAGAAGTGCTTTGACTACATCAAAGCTGTTGGTGAAGGGTATTGCGATGCTTACTTACCCATTGTTGAACGTCGTAAAGCCACAGAGTATGGCGAGCGTGAACGTGAGTTCCAGTTGTATCGCCGTGGCCGCTATGTTGAGTTTAACCTAGTGTATGATCGCGGGACTTTGTTTGGCTTGCAAAGTGGTGGGCGTACCGAGTCGATTTTGATGTCGATGCCGCCACTGGCTCGCTGGGAATACAGCTATGAACCACAAACTGGTTCACCAGAAGCGGACCTTTACCAGCATTACTTAAAACCGAGAGAATGGTAA
- the aroE gene encoding shikimate dehydrogenase, whose translation MTQQIDRYAVFGNPIGHSKSPFIHTLFARQTNQSLIYTAESAPKEGFVEAMKAFFAEGGKGCNVTLPFKEEAYQFASRLTERAQLAGAVNTLKKLDDGDIIGDNTDGAGLVQDLLQHQVVLEGARILVIGAGGAARGVLKPLLDQKPVSLTITNRTFSKAEELAALFAAYGSVTAKEMKTVNEEYDVIINSTSASLSGELPALSSSIFAANSTSYDMMYGKGDTTFNQWAKQHGAAHAYDGLGMLVGQAAESFMLWRGLRPGSKQILRELRKNLEGL comes from the coding sequence ATGACTCAACAAATCGATCGTTATGCTGTGTTTGGCAACCCTATCGGACACAGTAAATCGCCATTTATTCACACCTTGTTTGCCCGCCAAACCAACCAGTCTTTAATCTACACAGCAGAAAGCGCGCCAAAAGAGGGCTTTGTTGAGGCAATGAAAGCGTTTTTTGCTGAAGGGGGAAAAGGGTGCAATGTGACCTTACCTTTTAAGGAAGAGGCGTATCAGTTTGCGAGTCGTTTAACGGAGCGAGCCCAATTGGCTGGTGCAGTGAACACACTAAAAAAACTGGATGATGGTGACATCATTGGTGACAACACTGATGGCGCAGGCCTTGTGCAAGATTTGTTGCAGCACCAAGTTGTGTTAGAAGGAGCACGTATTCTAGTGATAGGAGCAGGGGGCGCAGCTCGTGGCGTGCTTAAACCGCTACTCGACCAGAAGCCAGTCTCTCTCACCATTACGAATCGTACTTTCTCTAAAGCCGAAGAACTGGCTGCATTGTTTGCTGCTTATGGGTCTGTTACTGCAAAAGAGATGAAAACAGTGAATGAAGAGTACGATGTTATTATCAACTCTACGTCTGCATCATTGAGTGGTGAGTTGCCAGCTCTTTCTTCCTCTATATTCGCCGCCAACAGTACTAGCTACGACATGATGTATGGCAAGGGCGATACCACCTTCAATCAATGGGCTAAGCAACACGGCGCTGCTCATGCCTATGACGGGTTGGGTATGCTAGTTGGGCAAGCTGCCGAAAGTTTCATGCTATGGCGAGGGTTGCGTCCCGGGTCTAAACAAATCTTGCGCGAGTTAAGAAAAAATCTTGAAGGGCTATAA
- a CDS encoding DUF1488 domain-containing protein, whose translation MNQAILFPDMQSWDEASQSVNFAAQQSGALIECFVAKHKLEKLSGLELDTEQAVIAAFIDYRFDLEEIAEELIEDEAFNEEGHIIID comes from the coding sequence ATGAATCAAGCCATCTTATTTCCAGACATGCAATCTTGGGATGAAGCATCACAATCCGTGAATTTTGCAGCGCAACAATCGGGTGCACTCATAGAGTGTTTTGTGGCGAAACATAAGCTAGAAAAGTTATCTGGCTTAGAGCTAGATACTGAGCAAGCCGTGATCGCTGCTTTTATTGATTACCGATTTGATCTGGAAGAAATAGCTGAAGAGTTAATAGAAGATGAAGCCTTCAATGAAGAAGGCCATATCATTATCGACTAA
- a CDS encoding gamma carbonic anhydrase family protein: MSSIRSYKGIHPQIGERVYIDSTSVIVGDIRIGDDSSIWPLVAARGDVNHIHIGARTNIQDGSVLHVTHKNAENPHGYPLLIGNDVTIGHKVMLHGCDIHDRVLVGMGAIVLDAVVVESDVMIGAGSLVPPGKRLESGYLYVGSPVKQARPLSEKERAFLQKSADNYVQNKNDYLNEVKDLHER, encoded by the coding sequence ATGAGTTCGATTAGAAGTTACAAAGGCATTCATCCCCAAATAGGCGAACGCGTCTATATCGATTCAACCTCTGTCATTGTCGGTGATATTCGAATAGGTGACGATTCGAGTATTTGGCCATTGGTTGCGGCACGTGGCGATGTTAACCATATCCACATCGGAGCTCGCACCAACATTCAAGATGGCAGCGTGCTGCACGTGACCCATAAAAACGCAGAAAATCCTCATGGCTACCCTTTGCTGATTGGTAATGACGTGACCATTGGCCACAAAGTGATGCTGCACGGCTGCGATATTCACGATCGTGTATTGGTTGGTATGGGGGCGATTGTTTTAGATGCTGTCGTGGTTGAATCAGACGTGATGATTGGCGCGGGCAGCCTAGTGCCACCAGGAAAAAGATTAGAGAGCGGTTATCTTTATGTCGGTAGCCCAGTAAAACAAGCCCGTCCTCTGTCAGAAAAAGAACGCGCTTTTTTACAAAAGTCAGCGGACAACTATGTCCAAAACAAGAATGACTATTTAAATGAAGTAAAAGACCTTCATGAAAGGTGA